A stretch of the uncultured Fretibacterium sp. genome encodes the following:
- a CDS encoding DUF4198 domain-containing protein — protein sequence MRKLFSVMVAGAFFAAFLGVAAEAHEFWVNADYKDGLLKADLGYGHEFPNPEVIPDDRTHLFEPLKLATPEGMTEMAQTGDNFHYEVKADLKKGDYLVLGNYKPSFWAKGPEGWKQGDKAKYKELTKADATYAEEAVMFAKLVLNVDGADGKDFIAKPVGQRLEMVPQVNPATVKPGERFPVQVLLDGKPAKTAEVKAVYAGFAGMTKDGDPANEYKSFWGRTDLNGIVNIIPAKAGYWNAFVQLTVPYPDKAVADETVLVSRLTFNIAE from the coding sequence ATGCGCAAGTTGTTTTCCGTAATGGTTGCAGGAGCGTTTTTTGCGGCTTTCCTCGGCGTCGCGGCCGAGGCCCACGAGTTCTGGGTGAACGCGGACTACAAGGACGGCCTTCTCAAGGCCGATCTGGGGTACGGGCACGAGTTCCCCAACCCCGAGGTCATCCCCGACGACCGCACGCACCTCTTCGAGCCCCTGAAGCTGGCCACACCGGAGGGCATGACGGAGATGGCGCAGACGGGCGACAACTTCCATTACGAGGTCAAGGCGGACTTGAAGAAGGGCGACTATCTGGTGCTCGGCAACTACAAGCCCTCCTTCTGGGCCAAGGGGCCGGAGGGGTGGAAGCAGGGAGACAAAGCCAAGTACAAGGAGCTGACGAAGGCTGACGCTACCTACGCCGAGGAGGCGGTGATGTTCGCCAAGCTCGTGCTGAACGTGGACGGCGCCGATGGCAAGGACTTCATCGCCAAGCCGGTGGGGCAGCGCCTGGAGATGGTGCCGCAGGTGAACCCCGCGACGGTGAAACCGGGAGAGCGTTTCCCCGTGCAGGTGTTGCTCGACGGCAAGCCCGCCAAGACGGCGGAGGTGAAGGCCGTCTATGCCGGATTCGCCGGCATGACGAAGGATGGCGACCCCGCCAACGAGTACAAGAGCTTCTGGGGACGCACCGACCTCAACGGCATCGTCAACATCATCCCGGCGAAGGCAGGGTATTGGAACGCCTTCGTGCAGCTGACGGTCCCCTACCCGGACAAGGCCGTCGCCGACGAGACCGTCCTGGTCTCCCGCCTGACCTTCAACATCGCGGAGTAG
- a CDS encoding FeoB-associated Cys-rich membrane protein, producing MGAQELVIVLIAVAAAGYLIRGWVASAKRGTCGGCGCGCGDKRPSDKGPSD from the coding sequence ATGGGCGCACAGGAACTTGTGATCGTCCTGATTGCGGTTGCCGCCGCGGGATACCTGATTCGAGGCTGGGTCGCCTCCGCGAAGCGGGGGACCTGCGGCGGGTGCGGTTGCGGATGCGGGGATAAGCGCCCTTCCGATAAGGGCCCTTCCGACTGA
- a CDS encoding DUF4198 domain-containing protein translates to MKKIAMLSLLVLFAAALPASAHFQMLYTPETILDKGGDVPLKLVFTHPFEAGHTMDMETPLEFFVVNKEKRTDLLKTLKPITWTSLENKGKAFETAFKLKGMGDYVFCLVPAPYYEKGEDAYIQQITKMIVNNGSLPTDWDADMGLKAEIVPLDKPYAIWAGGVFRGVVKSEGKPVPFAEIEVEYMNHKPNMKRNNFDKAATLKAPHDAFVTLTIKADANGTFAFAMPKSGWWGFAALGVGPDKEFEGKELSQDALIWVQAAEIK, encoded by the coding sequence ATGAAGAAGATTGCCATGCTCTCTCTGCTCGTGTTGTTTGCTGCGGCCCTTCCCGCATCCGCCCATTTCCAGATGCTCTATACCCCCGAGACGATCCTGGACAAGGGGGGTGATGTCCCCTTGAAGCTTGTCTTTACGCATCCTTTTGAGGCTGGGCACACGATGGATATGGAAACCCCTCTGGAGTTCTTCGTCGTAAACAAGGAGAAGAGGACCGACCTGCTCAAAACCCTTAAGCCCATTACCTGGACCAGCCTGGAGAACAAGGGCAAGGCCTTCGAGACCGCCTTCAAGCTCAAGGGCATGGGGGACTACGTCTTTTGTCTGGTTCCCGCTCCCTACTATGAGAAGGGTGAGGACGCGTACATCCAGCAGATCACGAAGATGATCGTCAACAACGGCAGTCTTCCCACGGATTGGGACGCCGACATGGGACTGAAGGCGGAGATCGTTCCGCTGGACAAGCCCTATGCGATCTGGGCCGGCGGGGTGTTCCGCGGCGTCGTGAAGAGCGAGGGCAAGCCGGTTCCCTTCGCTGAGATCGAGGTCGAGTACATGAACCACAAGCCCAACATGAAGAGGAACAACTTCGATAAGGCAGCTACGCTGAAAGCCCCACATGATGCCTTCGTAACCCTGACGATCAAGGCCGACGCCAACGGGACGTTTGCCTTCGCCATGCCCAAGTCGGGCTGGTGGGGATTTGCCGCGCTGGGCGTCGGTCCCGACAAGGAGTTCGAGGGGAAGGAGCTTTCGCAGGACGCGTTGATCTGGGTCCAGGCCGCCGAGATTAAGTAG